Proteins from a single region of Candidatus Bipolaricaulota bacterium:
- a CDS encoding extracellular solute-binding protein, whose product MSGMCADERHTIIKGSSTPIYRQLKEIIREKIEQGEFKPGERIPTEYELCERFSISRTSVRQALAELTQEGYLYRQQGSGTFVSSQEEAAVTVRVLLPEVHWVPSLRRAANLASAAGGTRIKLDVEVLGRPHLHANILSAVGRGRAPDLALIDWPWVPEFADLQFLTPLDRLDPEWAQRFKADLFPALVNPRSRYLYGAQPEANVSVIWYRKDLFAAAELAPPTTWDELVRVCSRFKRDYKFPLVFAGGRAAGETTTYQLLPFLWSAGGWLVRDGRVGLGEGAVRAVSFLVDLVHRYRVVPPDVVEYPWDRAARMFAAGEAVLAVGGSYEKPLLQEVSGWDEEEFRTRVGCIPVPAGPGGRTATVAGGMVYVIFRQSRAPLAALAVLKQVVSPPLMREFCTKTGRSPTLLSVVRKLDPAVGWFSRRVAELLPHAQPRLDIPEYARVSEQFQLMVENALSRRMSPEDAVARAREIVRALIAGKRE is encoded by the coding sequence ATGTCCGGAATGTGTGCGGACGAGCGGCACACGATCATCAAGGGGTCCTCGACCCCGATCTACCGCCAGCTGAAGGAGATCATCCGAGAGAAGATCGAGCAGGGGGAGTTCAAGCCCGGGGAGCGGATCCCGACGGAGTACGAGTTGTGCGAGCGGTTCTCCATCTCCCGCACCTCGGTACGCCAGGCCCTCGCCGAACTGACCCAGGAGGGGTACCTGTACCGCCAGCAGGGGAGCGGGACGTTTGTCTCCAGTCAGGAGGAGGCAGCGGTCACGGTGCGGGTACTGCTCCCTGAGGTGCACTGGGTCCCCTCCCTCCGTCGGGCGGCCAACCTCGCCTCCGCCGCGGGCGGGACGAGGATCAAGCTGGACGTAGAGGTCCTCGGGCGGCCGCACCTGCACGCCAACATCCTCTCCGCCGTCGGACGGGGACGGGCTCCCGATCTCGCCTTGATCGACTGGCCGTGGGTCCCGGAGTTCGCCGACCTGCAGTTCCTCACCCCGCTCGACCGGCTCGATCCGGAGTGGGCGCAGCGGTTCAAGGCTGACTTGTTCCCGGCCCTGGTCAACCCACGCTCCCGTTACCTGTACGGAGCCCAGCCCGAGGCGAACGTGTCGGTGATCTGGTATCGGAAGGACCTGTTCGCCGCTGCTGAGCTCGCTCCGCCGACGACGTGGGATGAGCTGGTCAGGGTATGCTCCCGGTTCAAGCGCGACTATAAGTTTCCACTCGTCTTCGCTGGGGGAAGAGCAGCCGGGGAGACCACCACCTATCAGCTCCTCCCGTTCCTGTGGTCGGCCGGAGGATGGCTAGTCCGGGACGGGCGCGTCGGGCTCGGGGAGGGAGCGGTCCGGGCCGTGTCGTTCCTCGTCGACCTGGTCCATCGCTATCGCGTCGTCCCACCGGATGTGGTCGAGTACCCGTGGGACCGAGCGGCGCGGATGTTCGCCGCGGGAGAGGCGGTGCTGGCGGTGGGAGGAAGCTACGAAAAGCCGTTGCTCCAGGAGGTATCGGGATGGGATGAGGAGGAGTTCCGCACCCGGGTCGGCTGCATCCCGGTCCCAGCCGGCCCGGGCGGGAGGACCGCCACCGTCGCCGGAGGGATGGTGTACGTCATCTTCCGCCAGTCGCGGGCCCCGCTCGCCGCGCTCGCGGTTTTGAAACAGGTGGTCAGCCCCCCTCTGATGCGCGAGTTCTGCACCAAGACCGGCCGCAGCCCCACCCTCCTCTCGGTGGTGCGGAAATTGGATCCTGCGGTCGGCTGGTTCTCCCGGCGGGTGGCCGAGCTCCTCCCTCACGCTCAGCCCCGGCTCGATATCCCCGAGTACGCCCGGGTCTCGGAACAGTTCCAGCTGATGGTGGAGAATGCCCTTTCCCGCCGGATGTCCCCGGAGGATGCGGTGGCACGCGCGCGGGAGATCGTGCGCGCGTTGATAGCGGGGAAAAGAGAGTGA
- a CDS encoding glycosyltransferase family 4 protein: MIKKNHAIRPVQASFISTYPPRKCGIGTFTQSLAEAISQFIGEPLGESEAVRIVALSHRLGAYNYGPEVQFEIQTQRRDDYKKAADFINLSDTEVVCLQHEYGIFGGEDGDYVLHLLDNLTRPVVTTLHTVLQSPTPGQRETLSAVCDLSTFVVVMAKRAIEMLVDIYGVPRKKITLIHHGAPDVPFLDPAYTKDQFQAAGREVILTFGLLSPNKGIETAIEAVGQLVDEFPNLLYIVLGATHPEVKRRFGEEYRLSLERLVEQKGLGGHVIFHDRFVNLRQLIQFLVAADIYLTPYKSKEQITSGTLTYALACGKAIVSTPYWYAEELLADGRGILVPFQDPNAMADALRRLLRDRAARDAMRKRAYEFGRRMIWPQVASAYVTLFDQALQERRKSTVGWRLRKQHKEWHSLPEVRLDHLRSLTDDTGIYQHSIFTIPNRVYGYTTDDNARAVVVTVRNWELFKDETVLPLIARYLSFVHYALDRKTGRVRNFMSFDRRFTDAVGSEDSHGRTLWGLGEAIAVAPSKEILGFTTQLFQLALPACTEFTSPRAWAYSILGLVSYLKRFGGDREAQRILEELGDRLWRTFVANATDDWPWNEEVVTYGNARLPHALIVAGRSLEREEWEEMGLRALRWLMRVQTNEREGHLSVIGNNGWFRKGGERARFDQQPIEAAALIDACYDAYRITQDTDWRRDIELCFNWFLGQNDVHQALVDLHTGGCRDGLHSAGVNMNQGAESTISWLIALQRRHKLLNARRIG; this comes from the coding sequence ATGATCAAGAAAAACCACGCGATACGGCCGGTGCAGGCCTCGTTTATCAGCACCTATCCCCCGCGGAAGTGCGGGATCGGAACGTTCACCCAATCCCTTGCCGAGGCGATCTCTCAGTTTATCGGGGAACCGCTCGGGGAGAGCGAGGCGGTGAGGATCGTCGCGTTGAGCCACCGGCTCGGGGCGTACAACTACGGGCCTGAGGTCCAGTTTGAGATCCAGACCCAGCGGCGGGATGACTACAAGAAGGCAGCCGATTTCATCAACCTGTCCGACACCGAGGTCGTCTGCCTTCAGCACGAGTACGGGATCTTCGGGGGTGAGGACGGGGACTACGTCCTTCACCTCCTCGACAACCTGACCCGGCCGGTGGTCACCACCCTGCACACCGTCCTCCAGTCCCCCACCCCAGGGCAGCGGGAGACCCTGAGCGCGGTGTGCGACTTATCCACGTTCGTCGTCGTCATGGCGAAGCGGGCGATCGAGATGCTTGTCGACATCTACGGAGTCCCGCGGAAGAAGATCACCCTCATCCACCACGGGGCCCCGGACGTTCCGTTCCTCGATCCGGCCTACACCAAGGACCAGTTCCAGGCGGCGGGGAGGGAGGTGATCCTCACGTTCGGACTCCTCAGCCCGAACAAGGGGATCGAGACGGCGATCGAGGCGGTGGGACAGCTGGTGGACGAGTTTCCCAATCTCCTGTACATCGTCCTTGGGGCGACTCACCCCGAGGTGAAGCGGCGATTCGGGGAGGAGTACCGCCTGTCACTCGAGCGGCTGGTGGAGCAAAAGGGGTTGGGGGGGCATGTCATCTTCCACGATCGGTTTGTCAACCTGCGCCAGCTGATTCAGTTCCTCGTCGCCGCTGATATCTACCTCACTCCGTACAAGTCCAAAGAGCAGATCACCTCTGGGACCCTGACCTACGCTCTTGCGTGCGGAAAGGCGATCGTCTCGACCCCGTACTGGTACGCGGAGGAGCTCCTGGCCGACGGGCGCGGGATCCTCGTTCCGTTCCAGGATCCCAACGCAATGGCCGATGCCCTGCGCCGGCTGTTGCGCGACCGGGCGGCGCGGGACGCGATGCGGAAACGGGCGTACGAGTTCGGACGACGGATGATCTGGCCGCAGGTGGCGAGCGCCTATGTCACTCTGTTCGACCAGGCGCTGCAGGAGCGACGGAAGTCGACGGTCGGGTGGCGGCTGCGCAAGCAACACAAGGAATGGCATTCCCTCCCCGAGGTCAGGCTCGATCACCTCCGCTCCCTGACCGACGACACCGGGATCTATCAGCATTCGATCTTCACCATCCCCAACCGGGTCTATGGCTACACTACCGATGATAACGCGCGCGCGGTGGTGGTGACGGTCCGCAATTGGGAGCTGTTCAAGGACGAAACGGTGCTCCCCCTCATCGCTCGCTACCTGTCGTTCGTCCACTACGCGCTTGACCGCAAAACCGGGCGGGTACGGAACTTCATGTCGTTCGACCGCCGGTTCACCGATGCGGTCGGCTCGGAGGACTCACACGGGAGGACCCTGTGGGGGCTGGGAGAAGCGATCGCTGTTGCCCCGAGCAAGGAGATCCTCGGGTTCACCACCCAACTGTTCCAGCTCGCCCTCCCCGCATGCACGGAATTCACCTCCCCCCGTGCGTGGGCGTACTCGATCCTCGGCCTCGTCTCGTACCTCAAACGGTTCGGAGGGGACAGGGAAGCGCAGCGGATCCTGGAGGAGCTTGGGGATCGATTGTGGCGGACGTTCGTCGCAAACGCGACCGACGACTGGCCGTGGAACGAGGAGGTTGTCACCTACGGGAACGCTCGCCTTCCCCATGCTCTCATTGTCGCCGGCCGGTCACTGGAGCGAGAGGAGTGGGAGGAAATGGGGCTGCGTGCCCTGCGGTGGCTGATGCGCGTGCAGACGAACGAGCGGGAGGGGCACCTGTCAGTGATCGGGAACAACGGCTGGTTCCGCAAGGGAGGAGAGCGGGCGAGGTTCGACCAGCAGCCGATCGAGGCGGCGGCCCTGATCGATGCGTGTTACGACGCCTATCGGATCACGCAGGACACCGATTGGCGGCGGGACATCGAGCTCTGCTTCAACTGGTTCCTCGGGCAGAACGACGTCCATCAGGCCCTGGTCGACCTCCACACCGGAGGGTGCCGGGACGGGCTCCACTCCGCCGGGGTGAACATGAACCAGGGGGCGGAGTCGACCATCTCCTGGCTGATCGCCCTCCAGCGCCGCCATAAGCTGTTGAACGCACGACGCATCGGGTGA
- a CDS encoding glycosyltransferase family 4 protein — translation MKIAMLAPISWRTPPRHYGPWEWVTSLITEGLVSHGVDVTLFATGDSVTAAKLRWVCPRPYSEDRSLDPKVWECLHIAEVFEHADEFDLIHNHFDFLPLTYSGLVSTPVLTTIHGFSSPRILPVYRKYNQRTYYVSISNADRAPELDYIATVYHGIPIADYPFSAAHGDYLLFLGRIHPDKGTYEAIQVARRTGLPLIIAGIVQDEEYFRRMVAPHVDGKQVRYIGPVGPPEKYDLLMRARALLHLINFDEPFGLSVVEAMACGTPVIAIRRGSMPELIADGVTGFLVPDWEAAAARVAEVEELARRDCRAWVEARFTQARMVERYLEVYEKILGGIK, via the coding sequence ATGAAGATCGCGATGTTAGCGCCGATATCCTGGCGCACCCCACCCCGCCACTATGGACCGTGGGAATGGGTGACAAGCCTGATCACGGAGGGCCTCGTTTCTCACGGGGTCGACGTGACCCTGTTTGCCACCGGTGACTCCGTGACCGCAGCCAAGCTGCGCTGGGTCTGCCCTCGCCCCTACTCCGAGGATCGATCACTCGACCCCAAGGTATGGGAGTGCCTACACATCGCGGAGGTGTTCGAACACGCTGACGAGTTCGACCTGATCCACAACCACTTCGACTTCCTCCCCCTCACTTACTCCGGGCTCGTCTCCACCCCGGTCCTCACCACGATCCACGGGTTCTCCTCCCCGAGGATCCTGCCCGTGTACCGCAAGTACAATCAGAGGACATACTACGTCTCGATCAGCAATGCCGATCGTGCCCCCGAACTCGACTATATCGCCACCGTCTATCACGGGATCCCGATCGCCGACTACCCGTTCTCCGCCGCGCACGGGGACTACCTCCTCTTCCTCGGGAGGATCCACCCCGACAAGGGGACATACGAAGCGATCCAGGTCGCTCGCCGGACCGGCCTTCCGTTGATCATCGCCGGGATCGTGCAGGACGAGGAGTACTTCCGGAGAATGGTGGCCCCGCACGTCGACGGGAAGCAGGTGCGATACATCGGGCCGGTCGGGCCGCCGGAGAAGTACGATCTCCTGATGCGAGCCCGCGCGTTGCTCCACCTGATCAACTTTGATGAGCCGTTCGGGCTGTCGGTGGTGGAGGCGATGGCATGCGGCACTCCGGTGATCGCGATCCGGCGGGGATCGATGCCCGAGTTGATCGCGGATGGGGTGACTGGGTTCCTCGTCCCCGATTGGGAGGCCGCGGCGGCGCGGGTCGCGGAGGTGGAAGAACTCGCGCGGCGGGACTGCCGTGCATGGGTGGAGGCTCGCTTCACCCAAGCGCGGATGGTGGAGCGCTACCTCGAGGTGTACGAAAAGATCCTGGGAGGAATAAAATGA
- a CDS encoding phosphomannomutase/phosphoglucomutase has product MVDRSIFKAYDIRGTYPDQLDEEAAYRIGLAFATSGLISGDPVVVGRDMRKSSDALFSALARGLTDGGKNVVDIGRVTTPMLYFGVNVLNGAGGVMITASHNPARYNGFKLVREQGIPISATTGLAEIENRALEGAAPTGKKGSVRQESVEDRYVEFFRQRFSISRDRKTIIDTGNGMVGAILPRVLATQDIPYNGLFFTPDGDFPNHEANPLKEENLEDLRREVQANPGSVGAAFDGDGDRVAFIDEDGNLVRGDLLTALIASHLLDERGPGTIIYDLRSSRVVPEIIEAHGGRPIKTRVGHSFIKALMRKEKALFAGELSFHFYFSDFFYCESGILAMLTVLKLLADTGKELKALVAPLRKYAHSGEINFRVRDQQAAMDAVAARFSDGEISRLDGLSVDYPDWWFNLRPSNTEPLLRLNAEANSPELLAEKLNEIEAVLAEFTA; this is encoded by the coding sequence ATCGTGGATCGCTCGATATTCAAGGCGTACGACATCCGGGGGACGTACCCGGACCAATTGGACGAAGAGGCAGCGTATCGGATCGGTCTCGCGTTCGCGACAAGCGGATTGATCTCCGGAGATCCGGTTGTGGTGGGCCGCGATATGCGGAAAAGCTCCGATGCGCTCTTCTCCGCGCTCGCCCGCGGCCTGACCGATGGGGGGAAGAACGTGGTCGACATCGGCCGGGTCACCACTCCGATGCTCTATTTCGGGGTGAACGTGCTGAACGGGGCCGGCGGGGTGATGATCACCGCCTCGCACAACCCGGCCCGCTACAACGGGTTCAAGCTCGTGCGCGAGCAGGGGATCCCGATCAGTGCGACGACGGGCCTCGCCGAGATCGAAAACCGGGCGCTGGAAGGCGCGGCACCGACGGGGAAGAAGGGATCCGTCCGCCAGGAGAGCGTGGAAGATCGATACGTGGAGTTCTTCCGCCAGCGCTTCTCCATCTCCCGCGACCGCAAGACGATCATCGACACCGGGAACGGGATGGTGGGAGCGATCCTCCCCCGGGTGTTGGCGACACAGGACATCCCGTACAACGGCCTGTTCTTCACCCCGGACGGTGATTTTCCCAATCACGAGGCCAACCCGCTCAAGGAGGAGAACCTGGAAGACCTGCGTCGGGAGGTGCAGGCGAACCCGGGGTCGGTGGGGGCGGCGTTCGACGGGGATGGCGATCGGGTCGCGTTCATCGACGAAGACGGGAATCTGGTGCGCGGCGATCTTTTGACCGCGCTCATCGCCTCCCACCTCCTGGACGAGCGCGGACCGGGAACGATCATCTACGACCTGCGCTCCAGCCGGGTCGTCCCGGAGATAATCGAAGCGCACGGTGGACGACCGATAAAGACGCGCGTCGGGCACTCGTTCATCAAGGCGTTGATGCGCAAGGAGAAGGCGCTGTTCGCCGGCGAGCTCTCGTTCCACTTCTACTTCTCCGATTTCTTCTACTGCGAGAGCGGAATCCTCGCCATGTTGACGGTGCTGAAGCTCCTCGCCGACACCGGTAAAGAGCTCAAGGCGCTGGTCGCTCCCCTGCGCAAGTACGCGCACTCCGGCGAGATCAACTTCCGGGTGCGAGATCAGCAGGCGGCGATGGACGCCGTCGCCGCGCGGTTCTCCGACGGCGAGATCAGCCGCCTCGACGGACTGTCCGTCGATTATCCCGATTGGTGGTTCAACCTGCGGCCGTCGAACACCGAGCCGCTCCTGCGGCTGAACGCAGAGGCGAATTCACCGGAGCTACTCGCCGAGAAGCTGAACGAGATCGAAGCGGTGCTGGCCGAATTCACCGCTTAG
- a CDS encoding mannose-1-phosphate guanylyltransferase codes for MEFAVIMAGGRGERLWPLSTPEQPKQFLRLFGEETMLQATVNRILPLIPWENIYVVTSERHGSLVHEQLPSLPPENIITEPIGRSTAPCIGLAATLISHRDPHGTMVVLPADHVIRAEDRFRKLIKTGLGIASDGEHLITLGITPRHPATGYGYIQGGEVVIETEGIRVLRVERFTEKPDYETAVEFLNQGGYFWNSGMFIWRVDTILEEIREHLPDLHAGLRKIMDYIGRPDHRTVLADVYAAQESISIDNGVMEKSTRALVIPTGEIGWSDVGDWAAWAELFPRDEAGNVIQAQHVGIDTQDSVILSRSTRTDGRVIATLGVSDLVIIETDDAVLVMDKNRAQEVKRLLKLTRP; via the coding sequence ATGGAATTCGCAGTGATCATGGCAGGTGGACGGGGTGAGCGGTTGTGGCCGTTGAGCACCCCGGAGCAGCCCAAGCAGTTCCTGCGGCTGTTCGGGGAGGAGACGATGCTGCAGGCAACGGTGAACCGCATCCTCCCCCTGATCCCGTGGGAGAACATCTATGTAGTCACGAGTGAGCGGCACGGTTCATTGGTCCACGAGCAGCTTCCCTCCCTACCACCGGAGAACATCATCACCGAGCCGATCGGACGGAGCACCGCCCCGTGCATCGGGCTCGCCGCGACGCTGATCTCCCACCGCGACCCGCACGGCACGATGGTCGTCCTGCCCGCCGATCACGTGATCCGCGCTGAGGACCGGTTCCGCAAGCTGATCAAGACCGGATTGGGCATCGCAAGCGACGGGGAGCATCTCATCACCCTGGGGATCACCCCGCGGCATCCGGCCACCGGCTACGGCTACATCCAGGGCGGGGAGGTGGTCATCGAAACCGAGGGGATAAGGGTGCTCCGGGTGGAGCGGTTCACGGAGAAGCCGGACTACGAGACCGCGGTCGAGTTCCTCAACCAGGGCGGCTACTTCTGGAACAGCGGCATGTTTATATGGCGCGTGGACACCATCCTGGAGGAGATCAGGGAGCACCTCCCGGACCTCCACGCCGGGCTGAGGAAGATAATGGACTACATCGGCCGTCCCGACCATCGCACCGTCCTGGCGGACGTCTACGCGGCGCAGGAGTCGATCTCCATCGACAACGGCGTGATGGAGAAGAGCACCCGCGCGCTCGTCATTCCCACGGGAGAGATCGGCTGGAGCGACGTCGGTGACTGGGCAGCGTGGGCGGAGCTATTCCCCCGCGATGAGGCGGGGAACGTAATTCAGGCGCAGCACGTCGGGATCGATACGCAGGACAGCGTGATCCTGTCCCGTAGCACCCGAACCGACGGGCGGGTGATCGCCACGCTCGGGGTGTCCGATCTCGTCATCATCGAGACTGACGATGCCGTTCTGGTGATGGATAAAAACCGCGCGCAAGAGGTGAAGCGGCTGCTGAAGCTCACTCGACCGTGA
- the glmS gene encoding glutamine--fructose-6-phosphate transaminase (isomerizing), with translation MCGIIGYVGRKNAVELLFSGLKRLEYRGYDSAGVALIVGGRMTVFRRAGKVDELSGEVLPQGISARVGIGHTRWATHGPPTEENAHPHLDCRGKIAVVHNGIIENFRPLRDRLIAAGHSFRSQTDTEVLAHLIEEHDEGDILAAVQAAVRELEGAFALAVLSEDDPDRIIVARMGSPLIIGKGDEGNFVSSDIPAILGEANEVAFLEDGEIAEVRRDGLRVFSPDGTEVAPRLRAVTSDPFSIQKGGYKHFMLKEIHEQPRAVGETVREKLAAGRIAFPELPALPTDFERVYLVACGTAYHAGLVAEYQWEELLGVPVHSLIASEFRYRAVPVGPRTLVVAVSQSGETVDTLMAVRRAKEGGARVIGVLNTVGSAIEREADGVAYTRAGIEIGVAATKTFTAQLALLSLLGLRLAAARGRLDPEKEQPLIDSLTALPSRIAAALSLEPAVAELAERFYTARDFLFLGRGPLYPIALEGALKLKEISYIHAEGYPAGEMKHGPIALIDERMPVVVLVTGSFAYEKVLSNIEEVKARNGIVIALTDRPDDPVLTGIADHVLPIPASGRLELPAVYTVPLQLLAYHIAVRRGTDVDQPRNLAKTVTVE, from the coding sequence ATGTGCGGAATAATCGGATATGTAGGAAGGAAAAACGCCGTAGAGCTGCTGTTTTCCGGGCTCAAGCGCCTGGAGTACCGCGGCTATGACTCGGCCGGGGTCGCCCTCATTGTCGGGGGGCGGATGACTGTGTTCCGGCGTGCCGGAAAGGTGGATGAACTCAGCGGGGAGGTTCTACCGCAGGGGATATCCGCCCGGGTTGGGATCGGTCATACCCGTTGGGCGACGCACGGCCCTCCAACTGAGGAGAACGCGCACCCGCACCTCGATTGCCGTGGGAAGATCGCGGTCGTGCACAACGGGATCATCGAGAACTTCCGCCCGTTGCGCGACCGGCTGATCGCCGCCGGTCATTCGTTTCGCTCCCAGACCGATACCGAGGTCCTCGCCCACCTGATCGAGGAGCACGATGAGGGCGACATCCTCGCCGCGGTGCAGGCCGCGGTTCGCGAGCTCGAAGGGGCGTTCGCGCTTGCCGTCCTGTCCGAGGACGACCCGGACCGGATCATCGTCGCCCGGATGGGAAGCCCGCTCATCATCGGGAAGGGCGATGAGGGAAACTTCGTCTCCTCCGACATCCCGGCGATCCTGGGAGAGGCAAATGAGGTGGCCTTCCTCGAGGACGGGGAGATAGCTGAGGTGCGGAGGGACGGATTGCGCGTCTTCTCTCCAGATGGGACGGAGGTCGCGCCGCGGCTGCGAGCGGTGACGAGCGATCCGTTTTCGATTCAGAAGGGCGGATACAAGCACTTCATGCTGAAGGAGATCCACGAGCAACCGCGCGCGGTGGGAGAGACGGTGCGGGAGAAGCTCGCCGCGGGACGGATCGCGTTCCCCGAGCTTCCCGCGCTTCCGACCGACTTCGAGCGTGTCTACCTGGTCGCCTGCGGGACCGCCTACCACGCCGGGCTCGTCGCCGAGTACCAGTGGGAGGAGTTGCTCGGGGTGCCGGTTCATTCCCTGATCGCCTCCGAGTTCCGCTACCGTGCCGTGCCGGTCGGCCCCCGCACCCTCGTTGTCGCCGTCTCCCAGTCCGGCGAGACGGTCGATACCCTGATGGCGGTACGCAGGGCGAAGGAAGGCGGGGCGAGGGTGATCGGGGTGTTGAACACCGTTGGATCGGCGATTGAACGGGAGGCCGACGGAGTTGCCTACACCCGTGCCGGGATCGAGATCGGAGTCGCTGCCACCAAGACGTTCACCGCCCAGCTCGCGCTCCTCTCCCTCCTCGGGCTCCGCCTCGCCGCGGCCCGCGGACGCCTCGACCCGGAGAAGGAACAACCCCTGATTGACTCGTTAACCGCGCTCCCGAGTCGGATTGCCGCTGCCCTCTCCCTCGAGCCGGCAGTGGCCGAGTTGGCGGAACGGTTTTACACCGCACGCGACTTCCTGTTCCTCGGGCGCGGCCCGCTGTACCCGATCGCCCTTGAGGGAGCGCTCAAGCTCAAGGAGATCTCCTACATCCACGCCGAGGGCTACCCGGCCGGGGAGATGAAGCACGGACCGATCGCGCTGATCGACGAACGGATGCCGGTAGTGGTCTTGGTGACGGGGAGCTTCGCCTATGAAAAGGTCCTCTCCAACATCGAGGAGGTTAAGGCGCGTAACGGGATCGTGATCGCCCTGACCGACCGCCCCGATGACCCAGTTTTAACCGGAATCGCCGATCATGTCCTTCCGATCCCGGCATCCGGCAGGTTGGAACTCCCGGCGGTCTATACCGTTCCGCTCCAGCTCCTCGCCTACCACATCGCCGTCCGCCGCGGCACCGACGTCGATCAACCGCGCAACCTGGCGAAGACGGTCACGGTCGAGTGA
- a CDS encoding bifunctional nuclease family protein, producing the protein MREAEIKALLIDPFNNAPVVLLKDLHSSKAMPIWIGESEAMSIALGLQQGSFPRPLSHDLMKELVEALQGRVEKIVISNLEEGTYYATISLRRADGELVEVDARPSDSLALALRVGSPIYIADDVFEASAIESPFAEEDAFQDFVDYQMNLSQFKKFIG; encoded by the coding sequence ATGCGAGAGGCGGAAATCAAGGCGCTTTTAATCGATCCGTTTAACAACGCTCCGGTGGTCCTGCTCAAGGACCTCCATTCCAGCAAGGCGATGCCGATCTGGATCGGAGAGTCGGAGGCGATGTCGATCGCCCTCGGCCTGCAACAGGGGAGCTTCCCCCGTCCCCTTTCTCACGACCTGATGAAGGAGTTGGTTGAGGCCCTGCAGGGACGGGTGGAGAAGATAGTGATCAGCAACCTGGAGGAGGGGACGTACTACGCCACCATCTCGCTGCGCCGCGCCGACGGCGAACTGGTGGAAGTGGATGCCCGCCCATCCGATTCCCTTGCCCTCGCCTTGAGGGTGGGAAGCCCTATCTACATCGCCGATGATGTATTCGAGGCGTCCGCGATCGAATCTCCGTTCGCCGAGGAGGATGCATTTCAGGATTTCGTCGACTATCAGATGAACCTCTCGCAGTTCAAGAAGTTCATCGGTTAG
- a CDS encoding phosphoglycerate kinase has translation MGGLLSGLRKVQDADVAGKTVLVRVDYNVPLSEGKVADDARIAASLPTLRFLLEKGTKIVLMSHLGRPEGKVVPELRLDPVADRLAELIDRPVRKLDDCIGEEVEAAISGGGIGDIFLLENLRFHPEETTNEPGFARSLAALGELYVNDAFATLHRAHASTVGVADRLPAYAGLLVQREIEALSKLTDNPARPYLAIIGGKKARSKLGALRDLLDKVDEILIGGGVAFTFLRAAGAEVGNSIVDDDLLDDIKELIRAAYDSGVKILLPRDVVIGRELSPTAETATARADKIPEGWMGLDIGPETIELFRTEIGKAKTIVWAGPMGAFEFPPFAAGTRAIGEALAAADAFTVVGGGETGEAVKKLGVADGISYISTGGGACLAILRGKRLPALEALRE, from the coding sequence ATGGGTGGGCTGCTGAGCGGACTGCGGAAGGTGCAGGATGCGGACGTCGCGGGAAAGACGGTGCTCGTTCGAGTCGATTACAACGTGCCGTTGAGTGAGGGGAAGGTGGCAGACGACGCGCGGATTGCGGCGTCCCTCCCTACGCTCCGTTTCCTCCTCGAGAAGGGGACGAAGATTGTTTTGATGAGCCACCTCGGCCGGCCTGAGGGGAAGGTCGTCCCTGAGCTCCGGCTCGATCCAGTGGCGGACAGGCTCGCGGAGCTGATCGACCGGCCGGTACGGAAGCTCGATGATTGCATCGGGGAGGAGGTCGAAGCTGCGATTTCCGGGGGCGGCATCGGGGATATATTCCTCCTGGAGAACCTCCGTTTCCATCCGGAAGAGACGACGAACGAGCCGGGGTTCGCCCGGAGCCTCGCCGCGCTCGGCGAACTCTACGTGAACGACGCGTTTGCCACCCTGCACCGGGCACACGCCTCCACTGTCGGCGTCGCCGATCGGCTCCCGGCCTACGCTGGACTCCTCGTGCAGCGGGAGATCGAGGCGTTATCAAAATTGACGGATAACCCAGCGCGGCCGTATCTGGCGATCATCGGGGGGAAGAAGGCGCGCAGCAAGCTGGGTGCACTGCGCGATCTGCTGGACAAGGTCGATGAGATCCTGATCGGGGGAGGAGTGGCGTTCACCTTCCTCCGTGCTGCCGGAGCCGAGGTTGGGAATTCGATCGTGGATGACGATCTGCTCGATGACATCAAGGAGTTGATCCGTGCCGCGTATGACTCCGGAGTGAAGATCCTCCTCCCGCGTGACGTCGTGATCGGGCGAGAATTGAGCCCCACCGCTGAGACGGCGACGGCGCGAGCGGACAAGATTCCGGAGGGGTGGATGGGACTCGACATCGGTCCGGAGACGATCGAACTCTTCCGCACGGAAATCGGGAAGGCGAAAACGATCGTGTGGGCCGGTCCGATGGGGGCGTTCGAGTTTCCCCCGTTCGCCGCTGGGACGCGGGCGATCGGGGAGGCGCTCGCCGCGGCGGATGCGTTCACCGTAGTCGGAGGAGGAGAGACCGGAGAGGCGGTGAAGAAGCTCGGGGTGGCGGACGGGATCTCTTACATATCCACCGGTGGTGGAGCCTGCCTCGCCATCCTGCGGGGGAAGAGACTCCCCGCCCTGGAGGCACTGCGGGAGTGA